The following DNA comes from Capsicum annuum cultivar UCD-10X-F1 chromosome 7, UCD10Xv1.1, whole genome shotgun sequence.
TTTATATTCTACTTTCCAAgttcagaataaaaaatattcCAGTTCTCTGTCGCTGTCTTCTCTTCCATTACCTTAACATTCAATCAGAAGATCTCGTCGGTAATAGAAGTTTTGATTCCTTTGTGAAGTTTAGTTATAGGTCTGGCCATTCGTGTTTGCTCGACCTAAATAGTGTATATAAGAGAGTTCATCCCTAGTTGGTATGTGAAGTCCTCCATGAAGTAGGATGGATCTTAATCGTCAATAAAACCATAGTTATGCTTAATTTTCTCAAGCAAGAGTGCTTTATCAAGAATCCATGCAATTCTACCTTCTCATGTTATTATGCCTAAGGGCTCAAGTAGAGCTCTAGagcaattatttttcttttcctttttttcatcaaatttatcaCTTTAACCTAGCTTTAGACCAGCCTCAATCTGCATGCTTAAACCTTCGCTAGGCCATTGCCACTCTGATCTTTCCTCCAACAAATTTCATTATCATTTGCAGCCCAAAATATGTGCTTAGTTTCAACCGAGGAACTACAGAACACTTCTAGTAGCCACCCAACGGAAGAACAAAGAGAGATCAACTACTAAAGTTGCCCATTCTCTTTACATGAAACTAGCAAAATATAAGCCTAAAGcatctaaaaataaatgttctTACAAATTGCCTGAAGGTAAATGTATGAGACAGAAAATTTATGCACTaagttgcaacatataatctaaattCATCTTAAATGCATAACATAATAACCTCAAATCCCAAAGGAGAGACCGCCCATTACACTGCAAATGACTCTCCCAGGATGGTTCTTCTGACTGCACCACAATGACCATATCAGAAAGCGCTTTGGCTTGATAATGCTTGTCAATTAACAAGGGATCACTGTGAATAAACCAAAAGATAGGCAGTTCAAGGGTAGATCTGCTATGTGCATGTGAACCTGCACTATGAAGGAAATCAAAGCATTATAATTTGCAAAACACAAGATCTAACCAGCTTAGaagatttgacccaaaaaaagaaGAGAGGGGGATAAGATGGCAGACATGAACTTGAACCATAACATAAAACAAATAACAAGATTATATAGTTGGTCTTAGGTCTCATTCCTTTGCACTTAATAATGAAGGCCTGAATCTTAAGTATTTAGATCTAAGCCAGCCATTAAACGCATTTGTTTTTTAGGTTTGAACCTAATCATTAAGtgcatttctattttttcttcagcAACCACTTAATGGGTATGCATATATTTGAATAATTGAGATCTATAAAATCTTAATATCATTATGATGCATATCAAGTAATTCTGTAAAGATGGCATTTCACCACTACTACATCCATTTTCATTGCTAACAATCATCGTCACCCAACTTTATCAGCTATCACCATCCACCACCCACAACCCCATTGCCACCAATCACCATAATCAACTATTACCACCACTAGCCGTCATTTACAATCATCACCACCCACCACTATTACCACAACAACCACCAATCGCTATCGACAATCATCAGCATCAACCACCACTATTTGTCATCTCCACAGCCATTAGCTACAACTATGATCCACCACAGTTATCAGCCGCTACCACTAACTACCACCACCATTACCTACTATTGTCAGCCACCATCACCGCTAGCTACAACGTACCCACCCCACCAGCTAACAACACCACCAACCACCACCCCAGTCAGCACTCACAACCACCACCATAAGTCATTGCTACTACCAACCaccatataatatttttaaaatattttgttggtatagtattaaataaattagtattttatatttatttatttttaaacaaagtTTTTTGCATTcattttcagaaaataaagagtCTTAATTATATAATATTCATATCTTGATAAAACACCTCAATATTCAAATGTATATTCAGCTTCAGACATCTTAATCTTGATAAACATCTTAATATCAGACGTGTGCATTCTTATTCAGATGACTTAATCTAAATAAATACAAAAGAGGCCTTACTCACCTTCAGAACTCCATATACTGATGTAAAACAAAGGAATATTTGATGCAACTACGCTTATACGATGCAACTACTCCATTTACATATTGATCACTTTGTAAATTGTCAATCATATCTAAAACTCATTTCACTTCAAATGGCTACAAGAATATATAAAGAATAACCATATGGTTATCGTtctaaaaaaagggcagcccggtgcactaaagctcccgctatgcgcagggtccagggaagggctccaccacaagggtgtattgtacgcagtcttaccttgcatttctgccagaggctgtttttACAAGGCTTcaacctgtgacctcctggtcacatggcagcaactttatcagttactccaaggctccccttcatatGGTTATCGTTCTACAGATATAGATTAAACTGCCTTTCTTGGCACCATGCCTATTACAATACCGACGGAAGAGAAGAGGTGAAAAGGCTAGCAAGACAGAATGCTTTCTCTTTCATAGCGCCGCACTATGGAGACATTGTAGTGGTAGACCAGATTTACCAGAGGACAGTTGAAACACTTGCATGGTATTAAGAATGAATACTCAAAGTACAAGCTGAAACAGAAAAAATGACTACTAAGTCAATTATTATCCATATAAAATTTACTTATTATCCTCCAAACAGAATATAAATCTACAGGAAAAAAACACACTTAGATTTTCTAATTGATCACCCTAGATGCCTCTTCTTTCCCTCTCAAATGGAATCGGATTTAAGAAGAGTTGGCACGTGTTTTTCAATCTCAACAAACACTAATGGAGTACCGTAAACCTGTGATCCAAAAAACTCACCTTTCAAAGAACCATGATCATTCAATCTCTGCAACTGATGCTGGAGAATGGAAGAATCCAGATAGGAACGAACAGTTTTCCTATATGTTCCATTCACAAGCAACAGGGGAACAGCTGCCGCCCTCCGGGCTACTGAAAAAGCCATGGCTAAAGCAGGATCCTCTGACAGTGGCAACCTTTGAAACAGAGCAGACTGAAAATAAATGTGGGCATATCCAGAGAGAAAGTAGAGATTTGTATTGTGTGAACACATATTTAGAACAGAATCACAAAATTAAAGAGGAGAGTAAGTTAAATCCATGAGGCAGAAATAAAATATACACTTATTCGGACATTCATTTCATACAATATCTGTATTTAACACTCTTACTTTTACACctcaacatataactaacctacaTTTAGCTTGAGACAAATATAGAGAACAATATTTATCTGGAAGGATCAACGGATAAGAGAATGAACCAAACGCATACATGTGCGCACTGAACATCACTTCCTGAGAAGATAGCACCAATGATGAAAGACCATTCCTGATAGCCTTGAGGTCAACAGGTAACTGCTTAATATTTCTGAATTTCTGCACAAACGCATAGAAAATGTAAGTACTAAGAAATGCCATtagtttaaattcaaattaacaTCATACCTCCTGTGTGATAAAGAACAACTGAAAAGATATCTTCTCATAGTAGTGGAATGCTCCATCAGCAAGTGATGGAGAAATGATGTGTCTCATTGACCCCCATAAGGTTGCCCCCAAATGTGCAAGGAAAGTGTCACGAGCaactgtataatttttgtaaTCCTGCATGACCATGGATATAATCAATGATGATCATTATCTTCattctcatgatttttcatcatACCATGTGAAAGAAACAATGCTACTATAAGAACTTGAAATTTTTTCGGACAAAAAAACAATATCAAAACAGCAACAATAGTTTAGCCTTCTCATAGAAGTTACTGAGTACAACTTTGCAAAAGTAGATACCTCATAAGATTCACTAAACAGGTTCCAGTTCTCCATCCTTTTCAGTGCATCTACAGCCTTTGTCCTATGGCTTTCTTCAGATCCTTCATTCTCAAAAGACTCTAGCTCATTTTTCAAATCTTGCATTCTCTCATCAAGCTCTGGTATGATGGTTTTTACAGTCATGAATTTCTCCAAAATTAAGATAAATTTGTGAATAACAGTTTGAAACTTTTCAAAAAGAACAGGAAAAACTTCGACAACGCCAACACCAGATACCTAGATATTCAGATAATTACCAGGCTTAACAGAAAGCAACTGAATGGCAAAACGACGATTTTTTTAGAAATCATGCAGGATTCTACAGTGAATGACAATGGGTTACCTTCACAAAGAGCAAGCTTGACCTTCCTTCCCTTGCAATGATTGAAAGCAAATAGTTCATATATATCTATTTCAGCTAAAAGAATATCAATGGCTTGATGATCTTTCTGGACCTACATAACAGGATAACCAATATCAGAATTTAGCACCCATACATTCAATGACAAAACATAGTCACCCCAAAAGTCAgaaggaaaagagagaaaaaaaaaagaaaaggcgGATATAGAAAGGGGAGTTCATAAAATTATAGTTTCAAAATTAGTAAGGGGTACAAGATAAAACATTTGGTCtttaaaacaagaagaaaaaatttaGATGACAAGTGAGAATCATTAAACAGTTTTCATTCTTTATTTGGCGGAAGCAGAGTAATCAGATTTTGAATTTCCAAGAACTTAAGCTCCAAGAATTCAGCCCATTCTACTTGACTGAGAACTCGTAATATTATTTATCCTCAAAGAAATATAAGGAGTATTCAGCCTATAATATTATTCCTAAGATGAAATTTCATCACCTAAGACAACTACTTTCTAGGTAGAGAAAAGTGAAACGAAGAGCCTGTACAGTAAGTGATTGTACTGTATCTATTTATCCTTTTGTTTAGTTAAATCTTTGCTTTTCGTACATCAAAATGTATCTTGGTCTTGCATATCCTTGTTCCATCTATAAAATATTTCTACTGGTTACTGATCAAACAATTCTCTTTTGAGCCAGGAGTCtgtcagaaacaacctctctacctcaaaaaggtaggggtaaggtctgcgtacatcttaccctctccagacccatcttgtgggattacactgggtatgttggtGATGGTGGTTACTGATCAAACAAAAACCTTCCCCTATTCATGTGAAAAACTAATCGACTTTCTTTCCTAGAACGCAACTTAAAAAGAAGACAtccattgttagttcaactattTCTCTCCGGAACTTTTCCGCCCAGAAAAGACTTCTAGTTTCCACAGTTACTCCTAAGATTTCTCTTGACCAATTAATTAACTATTAACAAATAATATTGAAAAGCAGACTCAATGAtatgataatgaaaaataaactattttgtattATCATACATCACCAAACACAGCAAACTTCTCTTGAATAGCCTCTTGCAATAGATCTTCAGCTTGTTCTTCTGAAATTTCTGAAAGCAAACAAAGAAACAcaaaataagaatgcataacGACTGTGTTTTGAGATCAAGTAAACCTGAAAAGATTTTAAACAGGAACTGTAAAGGGAAGATTCCTATTGTTTGAGACTGAAGACTCATATTTTCATCAACTAAAATGGAGTAAGACCTTCGCTATGCATCAACCAAGACCATTATGTACCCAACAGGGAGAAAAACAATCTCATCTAAAACATCCGCAATCAACTTCAAAAATACAATCTAAGGTGTATAGATCTTTTCTGTGCATCAACCAAGACCATTATGTACCCAACAGGGAGAAAAACAATCTCGTCTAAAATAACCGCAATCAACTTCAAAAATACAATCTAAGGTGTATAGATCTATCTATGAAGGCTCACAATGAATGAAAACATGTGTCTACCGCTATAGTACCTGCAACTGCGCCAATGGTTTTCTCCACGTTTGGTAAACTTAGTTCTGTGCGCACACCTTCTCCACCTACAGCAGGTCCCCATGAAAAAGGGCCCGCAGTCAAATCAATAAAAGCCCACCTGATATGAAGTGAAACAAAAATCAGAAATATGAAGGACACTGAATGAGGGAAGTAAGAGAAATTTTAACCTCTGATTTCCAATCCATGTATCAGTGATACATTCAGCATGAAAACCACTATACTGCCCAGCTTTTAACTCTCTCTCAAAACGAAGCTTCAATTCTCCATTTCTCCCATTCAGAAACTTGAAAGGAACAGAGTATCATAACAACAAGAGTCAAATAAAGGATTCAGACGTAATGTTCAAAGAAATAGTTAAAGCAGTATTAGTCATACTACCCTTTAAAATGATCAATTAGCAGGACATATCCAGGGGGAAGGGGAAGAGAATACAGTGGTGTAAACTAATACCTGCATAACCTTGTTCTGAACAACTTCAGCCATGTCCTTTCCTTGAGATACCTTCTCGACATTGTTTAATACATCTAGGCATCTATTATACCATTCTACCTGGTAAGTATATAGGAGGAGAAATATGGTGTGAGAAATAtagaaggagaaaaatattattgaattgtgtatctaaattattacattgagacccaaTTTATAGATACTACATTAGACTCTTTTTCCAACTAGGAAACtgacattacaatccttttcctagtaggattctatatattattcctatttctactcatattctaacactcctcAAACTGGTGCATACAGGTCATGtgtaccaagcttgttacaaatgtaattaatacaaggACCAGTGAGGGATTTGGTGAAAATATCTGCAAGTTCATCACTCGATTTCACatattttgtaacaatatctttGAAAAAGTTTCTTCTCTCTCACAAAGTAACAAGCAATCTCAATGTGCttagtcctctcatgaaacacCGGATTTGATGCGATATAAAGAGTCGCCTAATTATCACACACAAGTTTCATTTCacttatttctcaaattttaactCTCACACCAGTTGTTTAATCCAAATTAGCTCACAATTGGCTACCAtcattgctcgatattctgcttttgcactagatcgagcaaccacactctATTTCTTACTCTTCCtggacaccaaattacctcctactaaaatACAATATCCAAATGTAGAACGTCTATCACAAGGTGATTCTGCCCAATGAGCGTCTATATATCCAACGATCTGCTCCTGATCTCAATCTtcgaagagtagtcctttacctggagCTGACTTAATATATCGTACACTGTGAACAACTGCATCCCAATAACTATCACAGGGAGAATCCAACTAAACATCTATATCTTCCAGGATCATTGATTGGCAACCCTGTCCtagcaagagtttagtattcggATCCATAGGATTGTCAATAGGTTTGCATAATTGCATCCCATCATTCATGTCTCCAATGTCTAAGGTATACTTGCGTTGCAAAATAACAATACCTTATTAGGATTGAGCAACTTCAATACCTAAAAAAATACTTCAGTCTACCGAGGCCTTTAGTATGGAAATGTTGAAAGAGGTGTTGCTTTAAACTAATGATGCCGTCTAAATCATTGCGGTAATAACGATATCATCAACGTAAACCAAGTAAATACATATATTTGAAACAGAATGTCGATAAAACACAGCGTGATCTGCTTCAATACGAATCATGTCAAActtcaaaattattgtactgAACTTCCAAAACAAGCTCAAGGAGATTGTTTTAGACCATAAAGTGACCAACGCAATCGACACACAAGACTAGACTCCCCCTAAGCAACAAAACCAgatggttgctccatataaacttcCTCCTCAAGGTCACCAGGGAGAAAAGCGTTCTTAATATGCAACTTAAAAAGAGGCAAGTGTCGAACACCAACCATGGATAGAAAAAGACGGACGGATGCAAGTTTAGCCACATGAAAGAaggtatcatcataatcaagcccaaatatctgAGTGTAGCCCTTAGCAACAAGGCGAGCCTTCAATCGATCAATTTGGTTATTCGAACCAACTTTCACTGTATAAAACCAACGACAACCAACAGTTGATTTTCATGAAGGGAGAGGAACAAGCTCCAACGTAGCACTCGTATGTAAAGCAGACATCTCGTCAATCATAGCTTGTCGCCATCCTGAATGATAAAGTGCTTCTTTTGTAGATTTAGGGATGGAGACAGAGGACAAAAATGATATAAAGGCATAATGGGGTGATAATAGACGATGATAACTTAATAAGATATAATGAGGCTTAATATTACTAGTGGACCATATACCTTTTCGGAGTGCAACTGGAGGAGAAAAGTTTGTAGTAGGTGTAGGGTCAAGTGCATGATGGGAGCCTGATGCTGTACGTGGACAACGATGATAAGTCAAGAATGGAGGCACGGTGATGGAATTGTAGAAGGTATTGTCGATTCCTCAAAAGTCGGTGTAGGTAAGACTAGTGGCACTGTGGATGGCGATGTAGAAGGTAGGATCCTCAAAAGTTGATATAGATAAGACCTCAAATATGTTAGGATGATCAGAATCAGAAGATGCAAAGTAAGGTTGAGACTCAGAAAATGTGACATCAACTAACATAAGGTGCCGACGAAGAACAAGTGAGAAGCAACGATATCCCTTTTGCACTTGAGAATACCAAGAAAGACACATTTGAGAGCACCAAGGTCAATTTTATCTTTCACTAGGGTGAAGTTATGAACAAAACCTGTACTTCCAAAGACATGAAGGGTAAGGAGTATAAAGGTGACTGAGGAAACAATACTGAATaaggaatttgattttgaatggaAGATGAAGGCATCCGATTAATTAAATAGCAAGATGTGATAATTGTATCACCCCAAAAATGCAGCGGAACATGGGATTAAATGAGAAGAGTGTGAACAGTCCCGATGAGGTGCCTATTCTTTCTCTCTgctactccattttgttgaggggtaTATGAACAAGTCTGATGAATAATTCATTGATGAGTAATAAATTGTTGAAATTGGAAGGGCATCTATTCTAAGGTGTTATCACTATGAAAAGTACGAATAGAGACcgaattgattttgtatttccgCATAATAACTCTTGAATATAGGAGAGagatctttcattaagaaaatcctAGTACATCTTGAATAATCACCCATGAAGCTAACAAAATAATGAAACCCTGAGGTAGAAGTGATTCTGCTAGGACCCCAAATATCAGAGTTCACTAAGAAAAAGATAGACTCTGCACGATTCTCAATACTACGTTGAAAGGTAGTTCGAGTGTATTTCCCAAGTTGGTAGGACTCACAATCTAATATGGATACACcagacaaactaggcaccatctttGTAGTTTGAACAAACTAGGATGTCCTAAAAGTTTCTAGATTATGTTGGAAGAATCTGTAATTGGACATGCTATGGAGGAGTTAGGAGAGGTGAGGTAGTAAAGACCTTGTGATTCATATCCTACACCAATTGTTTCTCCCGTACTACAGGCATGCATGATAAAAGAAGTCCTCAAGAAATAGCATGCCACAATTTAGGGCAGGAGTCAAACGACTAACCAGATGCAAGGTTAAAAGGACAACCAAGAACATAAACAAGAGAATTTAAAGTGACAGAGGATAAGAGGGTAGCTTGTCTAACTCCTTTTGCTTTGATTTGGTTACCATTGGCTAAAGTGACGGTTGGAAGAGAATATGAATAAACAATATTTGATAGAAGTGAATTATCaccagaaatatgatcagaagcGCCAAAgtccacaacccatgatccaaaggTAGGAGATTGTGCAGTTGAGGCTACTGGTAAAGATATCTACTTACTTGCTCGATACtgaagatactcattatattTCTTTTTAGATAAGTACACACATTGATTACTAGTGGTGTTAGC
Coding sequences within:
- the LOC107854049 gene encoding uncharacterized protein LOC107854049 isoform X2; the encoded protein is MHLPVPVNFIFVGFEGKGNQEFKLQPEELERWFTKIDHILEHTRIPQVGEVLTPFYKTSIDREQRHHLPLISHINYNFSVHAIQMGEKVTSIFERAIDVFGRKDDMSDNRDDGTVLWQVDVDMMDVLFASLVEYLQLEDAYNIFVLNPRRMGKRVKYGYRQGLSESEINFLRENKEVQSKILHSGRASESILALEKMTRPLYAKHPMAKFSWTVTEDTDTVEWYNRCLDVLNNVEKVSQGKDMAEVVQNKVMQFLNGRNGELKLRFERELKAGQYSGFHAECITDTWIGNQRWAFIDLTAGPFSWGPAVGGEGVRTELSLPNVEKTIGAVAEISEEQAEDLLQEAIQEKFAVFGDVQKDHQAIDILLAEIDIYELFAFNHCKGRKVKLALCEELDERMQDLKNELESFENEGSEESHRTKAVDALKRMENWNLFSESYEDYKNYTVARDTFLAHLGATLWGSMRHIISPSLADGAFHYYEKISFQLFFITQEKFRNIKQLPVDLKAIRNGLSSLVLSSQEVMFSAHMLPLSEDPALAMAFSVARRAAAVPLLLVNGTYRKTVRSYLDSSILQHQLQRLNDHGSLKGSHAHSRSTLELPIFWFIHSDPLLIDKHYQAKALSDMVIVVQSEEPSWESHLQCNGRSLLWDLRKPIKAALAAVSEHLAGMLPLHLVYSQAHETAIEDWIWSVGCNPLSITSQGWHFSKFHSDTVARSYVLTALEESIQLVNSAVHRLVMERTSEQTFKVFKSHERELVNKYNYVVSLWRRISTVSGEVRYLDALRLLYTLEEASRGFVNYVDTTLASLHPIHCTRQREVKVEFDMTTIPAFLVVFLVLWFVLKPRRAKPKIN